One Gemmatimonadota bacterium DNA window includes the following coding sequences:
- a CDS encoding aldo/keto reductase, whose product MEHRKLGRTDTSLSFIGLGCVTFGREIDEDASSAILDDAVERGINWLDTAEAYGGGNARTYRRDVLKVDDVRETSDIMGSSEIIIGKWMKARRCRDDVVICSKVSSGNRPENIARALRVSLERLQVDRVDIFELHSPDETVPISESLAALDVEVSAGRVGTVGCSNFNAAQLREALDTSAREGYARFEVVQPPYNLADPGAQDELFPLCRREEVGITSYSPLAAGFLAGKYTPDRNDFPKGSRFDVIPGHADIYFNDRNFRNVERLRALADNRGIPMVRMAMAWAMGHPDITSVLVGARHTGHLDNAFDALALKADTELRDEMSSWLTD is encoded by the coding sequence ATGGAACACCGAAAACTCGGCCGTACCGATACGTCACTCAGCTTCATTGGCCTGGGCTGCGTAACCTTCGGCCGTGAGATCGACGAGGACGCATCGTCAGCCATACTGGACGATGCAGTCGAAAGAGGGATCAACTGGCTCGATACGGCGGAGGCGTATGGAGGCGGCAATGCCCGGACCTACCGGCGGGACGTGTTGAAAGTCGATGACGTGCGCGAGACCTCGGATATCATGGGCTCTTCCGAGATCATCATCGGAAAGTGGATGAAAGCGCGACGCTGCAGGGACGACGTGGTGATCTGCTCCAAGGTGAGCAGCGGAAACCGCCCGGAGAACATCGCCCGGGCGCTCCGGGTCAGTCTCGAGCGCCTGCAGGTGGACCGCGTGGACATCTTCGAACTGCATTCTCCCGATGAAACGGTTCCCATTTCCGAAAGCCTGGCCGCGCTGGACGTCGAGGTGTCGGCGGGAAGAGTCGGGACCGTGGGCTGCAGCAACTTCAACGCCGCGCAACTCCGGGAGGCCCTGGACACCAGCGCCAGGGAGGGCTATGCCCGGTTCGAGGTGGTCCAGCCGCCCTACAACCTGGCCGATCCCGGTGCCCAGGACGAACTGTTTCCCCTGTGCCGGCGGGAGGAAGTGGGCATCACGTCCTACAGTCCGCTCGCCGCGGGTTTCCTGGCGGGAAAATACACGCCGGACCGTAACGACTTCCCGAAAGGTTCGCGCTTCGACGTGATTCCCGGACACGCGGACATCTACTTCAACGACCGGAACTTCCGCAACGTGGAGCGGCTGCGGGCCCTGGCGGATAACAGGGGAATTCCCATGGTGCGCATGGCCATGGCGTGGGCCATGGGGCATCCAGATATCACGTCGGTCCTCGTAGGCGCCCGCCATACCGGCCACCTGGACAACGCCTTCGACGCCCTCGCCCTGAAGGCGGACACGGAACTGCGTGATGAAATGTCGAGTTGGCTGACGGACTGA
- a CDS encoding M20 family metallopeptidase produces MTKEFVDVKSVSRWSNAAVSDLVEDRMKACGLEVERLSYEDENGELKVSLVGRKGEGEGGLAFLSHTDTVPGQEQDWDAYHGVVEGDRLLGRGSCDMKGPLACTMIAAAQVDAERLKKPLIVVATADEEVGGGGAHQVATESRIMGAVRPTYGVVAEPTSLTPVYAHKGSAHIVVTAHGRAAHTSTGLGESANFKIAPFLAEMAELAERIKTDERFLNAEFSPPSNGFNMVITDYDTKQNVSAARSTCHICFRTMPDDHSEELVGELVSRAEGYGFEVTSSISRPFYADPSNPIVQLASDVTGGRRPETVPYGTDAPHFREQLQMVVLGPGSIEQAHTVGEYVEIPQLYEAVDIYARMINEVCL; encoded by the coding sequence ATGACGAAGGAATTCGTGGATGTGAAGTCCGTCAGCCGGTGGAGCAACGCGGCGGTATCCGACCTCGTCGAAGACCGGATGAAGGCATGCGGACTCGAAGTGGAACGGCTGTCCTACGAGGACGAAAACGGCGAACTGAAGGTCAGCCTCGTCGGACGCAAGGGTGAAGGCGAGGGCGGCCTGGCCTTCCTGTCCCATACGGATACGGTGCCGGGGCAGGAGCAGGACTGGGACGCCTATCACGGCGTGGTCGAAGGCGACCGGCTGCTGGGACGGGGCAGCTGCGACATGAAGGGCCCCCTGGCATGCACCATGATCGCCGCCGCGCAGGTGGACGCGGAACGCCTGAAGAAGCCGCTGATCGTGGTGGCGACGGCCGACGAGGAAGTGGGTGGAGGCGGTGCGCACCAGGTCGCCACGGAATCCCGCATCATGGGCGCCGTTCGTCCCACCTACGGCGTGGTAGCCGAGCCGACCAGCCTGACGCCGGTGTACGCCCACAAAGGTTCGGCCCACATCGTCGTGACGGCCCACGGCAGGGCGGCGCACACCAGCACGGGCCTTGGGGAATCCGCCAATTTCAAGATCGCTCCTTTCCTGGCTGAAATGGCCGAATTGGCGGAGCGGATCAAAACGGATGAACGGTTCCTGAACGCGGAGTTCAGCCCCCCTTCCAACGGGTTCAACATGGTGATCACCGACTACGACACGAAGCAGAACGTCTCCGCGGCGCGGTCGACCTGTCACATCTGCTTCCGCACGATGCCAGACGATCACAGCGAAGAACTGGTGGGCGAACTGGTCTCACGGGCCGAAGGCTACGGCTTCGAGGTTACGAGCAGCATATCACGCCCCTTCTACGCCGATCCTTCGAACCCCATCGTGCAACTGGCCTCCGATGTCACCGGCGGCAGGCGGCCGGAGACCGTGCCCTACGGGACCGACGCCCCCCATTTCAGGGAGCAGCTTCAAATGGTGGTCCTGGGACCCGGCAGTATCGAGCAGGCCCACACGGTGGGCGAATACGTGGAAATACCGCAGCTTTACGAAGCGGTGGACATCTACGCACGCATGATTAACGAAGTTTGCTTATAG
- a CDS encoding DUF1080 domain-containing protein, translated as MADSIGYTDTSVIPGSKWRVHDGDRPQPRVVTPGGACGSPPSDAVVLFDGSDLAQWVGRDGGDAAWKVESGYMEVNGTGDISTRAHFGDCQLHLEWATPEEVVGDSQGRGNSGVFLLGLYEIQVLDSFDNRTYADGSASSIYGQYPPLVNASRGPGEWQSYDIVFESPSWDGDRLVNGAHLTVIHNGIVVHHRQRAVGPTGHRDLANYDTPHADTGPLQLQDHGDPVRFRNIWMRRLTAYDAS; from the coding sequence ATGGCGGATTCCATAGGATATACCGATACCTCCGTTATACCCGGCAGCAAATGGCGCGTCCATGACGGCGACCGGCCCCAGCCCCGCGTGGTCACGCCGGGCGGAGCCTGCGGGAGCCCTCCTTCAGACGCGGTCGTGCTCTTCGACGGATCGGACCTCGCCCAGTGGGTCGGCCGGGATGGAGGCGACGCCGCGTGGAAGGTGGAAAGCGGCTATATGGAGGTCAACGGCACGGGGGACATCTCGACCCGCGCGCATTTCGGCGACTGCCAGCTTCATCTCGAATGGGCCACGCCCGAAGAGGTGGTCGGAGACAGCCAGGGCCGGGGCAACAGCGGCGTGTTCCTGCTGGGGCTCTATGAAATCCAGGTGCTGGACAGCTTCGACAACCGTACCTATGCCGACGGTTCCGCCTCGTCCATTTACGGCCAGTACCCTCCCCTGGTCAATGCCAGTAGGGGACCGGGCGAATGGCAGAGCTACGATATCGTCTTCGAATCGCCTTCATGGGACGGCGACAGGCTGGTGAATGGCGCGCACCTGACGGTCATCCACAACGGGATCGTGGTGCACCACCGCCAGCGGGCCGTCGGTCCCACCGGGCACAGGGACCTGGCGAACTACGACACGCCCCACGCCGACACGGGCCCCCTGCAACTGCAGGATCACGGCGATCCCGTCCGGTTCCGCAACATCTGGATGAGACGCCTTACCGCCTACGACGCATCCTGA
- a CDS encoding MFS transporter, translated as MTEVSREGNNRLIVVLFGLMFVAVADNQMISPLLPDLMAAFGMGAGRAGLLVSVYAIAAAVVSFAIGPLSDRTGRRKMLIAGLIVFTAATLLCGLAWDYASLVAFRAVTGAAAGALSLNITACIGDHFPYRRRGAAMGLVMSGYFAAMILGVPAGAFVAEAWSWRWAFGAFAGAGLLLWAPALAVLPRRVPAASSVGAAGTETAVSAARAVSITILARSYGRFLTRTGPLAVIAASFLVSASTVGFITYVGTWLREAYGLSTDWIGMVFLFSGLGALVGSPLAGYLSDRAGKRGVVAVSGLAMAGLLAAIPWITGLLPVVFAGFIFTGIAGAFRHAPLQALVTAMASDEERGTLIALKNTVAEFGIAGGTALCGVLYVAFGYPSVGAACGVMAAAASFVILIWVREPGEPGEPGEPGQT; from the coding sequence ATGACCGAGGTAAGCCGGGAAGGAAACAACCGTCTGATCGTCGTACTGTTCGGCCTCATGTTCGTGGCCGTCGCCGACAACCAGATGATCTCCCCGCTCCTGCCCGACCTGATGGCCGCTTTCGGCATGGGCGCGGGCCGGGCCGGGCTGCTGGTCTCGGTCTATGCCATCGCCGCGGCCGTGGTCTCCTTCGCGATCGGTCCGTTGTCGGACCGGACCGGCCGCAGGAAAATGCTCATCGCCGGGCTGATCGTATTCACCGCTGCGACCCTGCTATGCGGCCTGGCGTGGGACTATGCTTCACTGGTGGCCTTCCGGGCCGTCACCGGCGCGGCCGCGGGAGCCCTTTCCCTCAATATCACCGCCTGCATCGGGGACCACTTTCCCTACAGGCGGCGGGGCGCCGCCATGGGACTGGTCATGTCCGGTTACTTCGCAGCCATGATCCTGGGCGTGCCGGCCGGGGCCTTTGTCGCGGAGGCCTGGTCCTGGCGGTGGGCCTTCGGCGCTTTTGCCGGGGCCGGGTTGCTGCTGTGGGCGCCGGCGCTGGCCGTCCTGCCCCGTCGCGTTCCGGCGGCCAGTTCGGTCGGTGCGGCCGGCACGGAAACCGCGGTCAGCGCGGCCCGCGCGGTCTCCATCACCATCCTGGCAAGAAGCTACGGTCGATTCCTCACGCGCACCGGACCCCTGGCGGTGATCGCGGCGTCGTTTCTCGTATCGGCTTCCACGGTCGGATTCATCACCTACGTGGGGACGTGGCTGCGGGAGGCTTACGGACTCTCGACCGACTGGATCGGCATGGTATTCCTCTTCAGCGGACTGGGCGCACTGGTGGGCAGCCCACTGGCCGGATACCTCTCGGACCGTGCGGGTAAAAGGGGCGTCGTGGCGGTGAGCGGGCTGGCGATGGCCGGCCTGCTGGCAGCCATACCCTGGATAACCGGCCTGCTGCCGGTAGTCTTCGCCGGGTTCATATTCACCGGCATCGCCGGGGCCTTCCGCCACGCGCCGCTTCAGGCGCTCGTGACGGCCATGGCATCCGACGAGGAACGCGGCACGCTCATCGCACTCAAGAACACGGTGGCGGAATTCGGCATCGCCGGGGGTACGGCACTTTGCGGCGTGCTCTACGTCGCCTTCGGATATCCTTCCGTCGGAGCGGCCTGCGGCGTCATGGCCGCGGCCGCATCCTTCGTCATCCTTATCTGGGTACGCGAACCGGGCGAACCGGGCGAACCGGGCGAACCCGGGCAGACCTGA